A stretch of DNA from Mycolicibacterium celeriflavum:
CCGCCGCCGATTCCGAGAATGCGCATGTCACGGTACTGACGTTCGACCTCGGACTCCGACATGTATCCCATTCCGCCGAACAACTGCACCGCCTGGTTGGCCACCCATTCGCCGGCCTCGACGGCGGTGTTCTTGGCAAAGCAGACTTCGGCAATCAGGTTCGTCTCGCCCGCAAGCTGTCGTTCCACGACATGGCGGGTGTAGACCCGCGCGACGTCGATGCGGCGCGCCATCTCGGCCAGCGTGTTCTGCACCTGCTGGCGCGAGATCAGCGGTCGGCCGAAGGTCTCGCGGTTGCGGCACCATTCGACGGTCAGGTCGAGGCAGCGCTGTGCGCTCGAATAGGCCTGCGCGGCAAGGCCGACGCGCTCGGAGACGAACGCCCCCGCGATCTGGATGAAGCCGGTGTTCTCCGCGCCGACCAGATTGGCGGCAGGTACGCGGACGTCGGTGTAAGACAGTTCGGCGGTGTCCGATGACCGCCAGCCCATCTTGTCGAGTTTGCGGGTGACCTCGAATCCGGGTGTGTCCTTGTCCACCACGATCAGCGAAACGCCCGCGGCACCGGGCCCGCCGGTACGTGCCGCGGTCACCACGTAGTCGGCGCGCACGCCGGAGGTGATGTAGGTCTTGGCGCCGTTGATGATGTAGTGATCACCGTCGCGCTCCGCCTTGGTGGTCAGGTGTCCGACGTCCGAACCGCCGCCCGGTTCGGTGATCGCGAGGCTGCCGATCTTCTCGCCGCGCAGAGTCGGGCGGACGTAGGTGTCGATCAGCCGCTCGTCACCGGATGCGATCATGTGCGGCACCGCGATTCCGCACGTGAACAGGGACGCGAACACCCCGCCGGGGGCGCCGGCGTGATGCATCTCCTCGCAGATGACCACCGCGTCGGCGCCGTCGCCGCCGCCACCGCCGACCGCTTCCGGGAAGCCGGCGCCGAGGAGGCCGGCCTCGCCGGCTTTGCGGTGCAGTTCCCGGGGCAGGTCGCCGGTACGCTCCCACTCGTCGACATGCGGGAGGATTTCGCGTTCGGCGAACGCCCGCACCGTCTTTCGCAGTTGCTCGCGTTCCGAGTTGTGCCAGATGCTCATAGAAGTTCCTCGGGTATGTCTGAACAGAATTCGACAGGTATGTCTGAACAAAATTCGACAGGTATGTCGACGGTCCGGCTGCGCAGCCATTCGCCGAGCCCCTTGGCCTGGGGATCGAAGCGGGCCTGATAAGCGACACCCTCGCCGAGGATGTCCTCGATGACGAAGTTCACTGCCCGCAGATTGGGCAGCAGGTGCCGGGTGACGGTGAGATCGGCGGTCTCCGGCAGCAATTCGCGCAGCTTTTCGACGGTCAACACGTGCGCCAGCCACCGCCACTGCTCGTCGGTGCGCACCCAGACGCCGACGTTGGCGCTGCCGCCCTTGTCGCCGCTGCGGGCGCCCGCGATGGTGCCCAGCGGTAGCCGCCGCGTCTCCCCGGCCGGAAACGGCTCAGGTGACACGGACGGCGGCACCGGCGCCAGCTCCATCGTCTCGGCGGCGGGCGGGATCTCGACACGGGCGCCGTCGGCATGCACGGCCACATGCGGCACCTCGGTGGCCGCGACGAACGCGGGTCTGAACACGCCGTACACCTGACCCTGCCCCGGCGGGCTGGTGGCGTGGAAACCGGGATAACTCGCCAACGCCAATTCGACTGCTGCCGACGAGAACTGGCGTCCGACGTTGGCCGGGTCGAGGTCGCGGACCACGCACCGCAACAGTGCGCTCGCCGCTTCTTCGGTGTCGGCGTCGGTGTGGTCGGTGCGCGCCAGCGTCCACTCCATCTCGGCGGGCTTTACCGTCAGGCTGCTCTCCAGCTGGCGTCGCACCAGCTCCGCCTTCGCCTCGATGTCGAGGCCGGTGAGGACCAGCGTCATCTCGTTGCGGAAACCGCCGATGCTGTTGAGCGAGACCTTCAACGTCGGCGGCGGCGGCTCGCCGCGCACCCCGGAGATCCGCACCCGGTCCTGGCCGTCGCCGGACAATTCGATGCTGTCCACCCGCAGTGTCGCGTCCGGGTTGGCATACCGCGCGCCGCCGATTTCGTACAGCAGTTGCGCGGTGACCGTGTCGACGGTGACCGCCCCGCCGGTGCCCGGGTGCTTGGTGATGACCGAGGTGCCGTCGAAGTGGATCTCGGCGAGCGGAAAGCCCGGATGGGTCAACGTCGTCAGGTCGGGAAAGTCCCGGGCGAAGAAGGCGTAGTTGCCGCCGGTGGCCTGTGCACTGCACTCGATGACGTGGCCGGCCGCGACGGCGCCGGCGAGTTGGTCGTAGTCGGTGGGGCGCCAGCCGTGGTGCGCCGCGGCCGGCCCGACGATCACCGACGCGTCGGTCACCCGGCCGGTCACCACCACGTCGGCCCCCGCGTCGAGGCACTCGACGATGCCCCACCCGCCGAGATAGGCGTTGGCCGCCAGCACCGAGCCGAACCCGAACTCGTCGGCGCGCCCGAGTAGGTCGTCACCCTCCACGTGCGCGACGTTGACCGAGAGTCCCAGCCGGTCGGCCAGTGCTCGCACCGCGTCGGCCAGCCCGGCGGGGTTGAGTCCGCCGGCGTTGGCCACGATCCGCACACCGCGGTCCAGCGCCAGCCCGAGGCACTCCTCCAGCTGGGTCAGGAACGTCTTGGCGTATCCTCGGGCCGGGTCCTTGGCGCGGTCGCGGGCCAGGATCAGCATGGTCAGCTCGGCCAGGTAGTCGCCGGTGAGGTAGTCCAGGTCGCCGCCGGTCAGCATCTCCCGCATCGCCGCCAGCCGGTCGCCGTAGAAGCCCGAGCAGTTGCCGACGCGCACCGGACCGGACGACTGCAGAGGCGGCTCAGA
This window harbors:
- a CDS encoding acyclic terpene utilization AtuA family protein: MREMLTGGDLDYLTGDYLAELTMLILARDRAKDPARGYAKTFLTQLEECLGLALDRGVRIVANAGGLNPAGLADAVRALADRLGLSVNVAHVEGDDLLGRADEFGFGSVLAANAYLGGWGIVECLDAGADVVVTGRVTDASVIVGPAAAHHGWRPTDYDQLAGAVAAGHVIECSAQATGGNYAFFARDFPDLTTLTHPGFPLAEIHFDGTSVITKHPGTGGAVTVDTVTAQLLYEIGGARYANPDATLRVDSIELSGDGQDRVRISGVRGEPPPPTLKVSLNSIGGFRNEMTLVLTGLDIEAKAELVRRQLESSLTVKPAEMEWTLARTDHTDADTEEAASALLRCVVRDLDPANVGRQFSSAAVELALASYPGFHATSPPGQGQVYGVFRPAFVAATEVPHVAVHADGARVEIPPAAETMELAPVPPSVSPEPFPAGETRRLPLGTIAGARSGDKGGSANVGVWVRTDEQWRWLAHVLTVEKLRELLPETADLTVTRHLLPNLRAVNFVIEDILGEGVAYQARFDPQAKGLGEWLRSRTVDIPVEFCSDIPVEFCSDIPEELL
- a CDS encoding acyl-CoA dehydrogenase family protein, coding for MSIWHNSEREQLRKTVRAFAEREILPHVDEWERTGDLPRELHRKAGEAGLLGAGFPEAVGGGGGDGADAVVICEEMHHAGAPGGVFASLFTCGIAVPHMIASGDERLIDTYVRPTLRGEKIGSLAITEPGGGSDVGHLTTKAERDGDHYIINGAKTYITSGVRADYVVTAARTGGPGAAGVSLIVVDKDTPGFEVTRKLDKMGWRSSDTAELSYTDVRVPAANLVGAENTGFIQIAGAFVSERVGLAAQAYSSAQRCLDLTVEWCRNRETFGRPLISRQQVQNTLAEMARRIDVARVYTRHVVERQLAGETNLIAEVCFAKNTAVEAGEWVANQAVQLFGGMGYMSESEVERQYRDMRILGIGGGTTEILTSLAAKTLGFQS